A single region of the Epinephelus fuscoguttatus linkage group LG14, E.fuscoguttatus.final_Chr_v1 genome encodes:
- the mis18bp1 gene encoding mis18-binding protein 1 isoform X4, protein MASYHHLLEHTKPRFESPAKIFAKLKSKVQREGMCARDGTFTVKDPLCNVTEKHGAVFRSPRKRAESTRMSEELKENQTSGFYRDEAQALTFSPISTPRKTFGYSDVSRRVEEVPPVTEVGHGCTPRQRAFLEAVAVSHPSSLVNRQQSHTDPPQVRDMGGFKVTSRTPVKTQPVEEDCDSSVFEEECAPLDKLMSPACMFPPMRKRLRKRKWEPQEFNKVSSSTKEASDDSMSQPQERKTSSAFSEDDKIYMEDLGNVRGFPAEPSEMNQFTHETVLPSPRILRKKRCLVNVERAPTMSPAKMFAYMKERESRKEQQEIHRVSSSTRDLFDADAFHQSRDTSHDTGDMEDVAFRGVPDSAVPVIGSRVESADSQFNTDPSEDALNPAVSPQHVLLEDPLVLNTPRISIPKKQEPNRWPQRTKFPSQESVIYLRKWYLRKNNKGLFIDGIHEYDNIPWNSNIIVERVSKSVVKTVSGRVYILVGKMNTSVKSEFPKWLLKKFTNGFPPDWEALYKSSDPSRETERNSEGRGITSKTKSGASSVNHSVKQHRKNTFKTPDSCPPASLSSAKVSRSGRTIKPPLEYWKGGRVILDAQMNVTIHECYDTSICIPEVTTMVSTRASQKPVHVFLPCSEGRKQCESASDEGASVPLRKVKAPLRKRNARARVNPEEKPSHSPEPPVETQSSTDERSGRRTRSSQRRPAKERTLYVDTVPHKQSEPKKTSTKKTHHTTRPSVGASGSKRATSASQESVNDTTSASSPEEVTGRKKQQKEAHKGRSRRALKSRPNYVIESNDSSQSSEELEDVRKRTKVTRKTHKRSKHSKSSSPKKPSPKLTQSSKEPKATKGITPIPQQQDEDAWTETELMKLQQAVSYYPKHMEGYWTKVARMVGTRSAEECHCQYTSQGTSRTPAKKSKKTKKENVEAPKDPDHAVISARAGTFKRKQQVRQFLEAMPRDDVEDVFSSAYMQNKRFEIPSICPSEHDFRLPDMAPLTPMSAGFPEVKTPQCLHITPGMMGSPSRTNDDKYVYQLQKRMKKNQFNVCKKTSKTKSFSPTPSVKRSMRRCGNAEDTFVVWEMFPGNNGALSDSEEEEDFYFSDNN, encoded by the exons ATGGCGTCGTATCATCATTTATTAGAACACACTAAACCGCGGTTTGAATCTCCTGCCAAGATATTTGCGAAGTTAAAATCCAAAGTACAGAGAGAAGGGATGTGCGCGAGGGACGGGACGTTTACGGTTAAGGATCCGCTGTGTAACGTTACAGAGAAACACGGAGCAGTTTTTAGGTCGCCCAGGAAGAGAGCAGAGAGCACCAGGATGAGCGAGGAGCTCAAGGAGAATCAGACGTCTGGTTTCTATCGCGATGAAGCTCAGGCTTTGACTTTTTCACCCATATCGACTCCTCGGAAAACCTTCGGATACTCAGACGTTAGCAGGCGCGTGGAGGAAGTGCCCCCTGTGACAGAGGTGGGACATGGATGCACACCAAGACAGAGAGCTTTCCTGGAGGCAGTAGCTGTGTCTCACCCCTCCTCTCTGGTCAACAGACAGCAGAGCCACACAGACCCACCTCAGGTCAGAGACATGGGCGGTTTCAAGGTGACCAGCAGGACTCCAGTTAAGACACAGCCAGTGGAGGAGGactgtgacagcagtgtgtTTGAGGAGGAGTGTGCTCCCCTTGACAAGCTGATGTCTCCAGCCTGTATGTTTCCCCCCATGAGGAAGAGGCTGAGGAAGAGAAAATGGGAGCCACAGGAGTTTAACAaagtcagcagcagcacaaaggaGGCCAGCGATGACTCCATGAGTCAGCCACAAGAGAGGAAAACCTCCAGTGCTTTCAGTGAGGACGACAAGATTTACATGGAGGATTTGGGCAATGTCAGAGGATTCCCTGCTGAGCCGTCAGAGATGAACCAGTTCACTCATGAAACAGTGCTCCCATCACCAAGAATCCTCAGAAAGAAAC GTTGCCTTGTTAATGTGGAAAGAGCTCCTACGATGTCTCCAGCCAAGATGTTCGCCTACATGAAGGAGAGGGAAAGCAGAAAGGAGCAGCAGGAAATTCATAGAGTCAGCAGCAGCACGAGGGATCTCTTTGACGCAG ATGCTTTCCATCAGTCCAGAGACACGTCTCACGACACAGGTGACATGGAGGATGTTGCTTTTAGAGGTGTTCCAGACAGTGCGGTTCCTGTCATTGGGTCCAGAGTAGAGTCAGCTGACAGCCAATTCAACACAGATCCCTCTGAGGATGCCCTGAACCCTGCTGTATCGCCGCAGCATGTTTTGCTTGAAGACCCGCTTGTACTCAATACGCCACGGATCTCCATACCGAAGAAACAAGAGCCAAACAGATGGCCCCAGCGCACAAAATTCCCAAGT CAGGAGAGTGTGATTTATCTCAGAAAGTGGTACCTGAGGAAGAATAATAAGGGCCTGTTCATAGATGGAATCCACGA GTACGACAACATACCATGGAACAGTAACATCATCGTGGAAAGGGTTTCAAAGTCTGTGGTGAAGACGGTCTCCGGCAGGGTTTACATCTTAGTTGGCAAGATGAACACGAGTGTTAAGTCCG AGTTTCCCAAGTGGCTGCTGAAGAAGTTTACTAATGGTTTTCCTCCAGACTGGGAAGCACTTTACAAAAG taGTGATCccagcagagaaacagagaggaacagTGAGGGGAGAGGCATCACATCGAAGACAAAATCTGGGGCTTCCTCCGTCAACCATTCTGTGAAGCAGCacagaaaaaacacttttaagacac CTGATTCCTGCCCTCCAGCCTCATTGTCTTCTGCAAAAGTGTCCCGGAGTGGTCGCACAATCAAGCCACCTCTGGAGTATTGGAAAGGAGGGAGAGTCATTCTGGATGCACAGATGAATGTCACAATCCATGAATGTTATGACACCTCCATCTGCATCCCT GAGGTCACTACAATGGTGTCTACGAGGGCGTCACAGAAACCCGTCCATGTGTTCCTGCCCTGCAGTGAAG GTCGTAAGCAGTGTGAATCAGCCAGCGACGAAGGAGCATCAGTACCACTGAGGAAAGTCAAGGCTCCACTCCGCAAACGCAACGCAAGAGCCAGGGTTAATCCTGAAGAGAAACCCTCTCATTCACCTGAACCTCCTGTGGAGACACAAAGCAGCACTGACGAGAGGTCTGGCAGGAGAACACGGTCCAGCCAAAGGCGTCCAGCTAAAGAAAGAACACTCTACGTGGATACTGTCCCTCACAAGCAAAGTGAACCCAAAAAGACttcaacaaaaaagacacatcaCACCACAAGGCCTTCAGTGGGAGCCTCAGGCAGCAAACGAGCGACCTCAGCATCCCAAGAATCTGTTAATGATacaacatcagcatcatcaCCCGAAGAGGTCACTGGGAGGAAGAAGCAGCAAAAAGAAGCGCACAAGGGGAGAAGCAGGAGAGCTCTAAAGTCACGGCCAAACTATGTAATAGAGTCAAACGATTCATCGCAGTCGTCTGAGGAGTTGGAGGATGTGAGGAAGAGAACCAAAGTAACACGAAAAACACATAAACGGAGCAAACACAGCAAGTCATCATCACCCAAAAAGCCTTCCCCTAAGTTGACACAATCCAGCAAGGAACCCAAGGCGACGAAAGGCATCACTCCGATACCACAACAGCAGGATGAAGACGcgtggacagagacagagcttaTGAAGCTACAGCA GGCTGTGTCCTACTATCCTAAGCACATGGAGGGTTACTGGACAAAGGTGGCGAGGATGGTTGGAACACGCTCTGCAGAAGAGTGCCACTGCCAGTACACATCCCAGGGAACCTCCCGGACTCCTGCTAAGAAATCCAAGAAgaccaaaaaggaaaatgtggaAGCACCGAAAGATCCAG ATCATGCAGTTATATCGGCCCGAGCGGGGACCTTCAAGAGAAAGCAGCAGGTGCGTCAGTTCCTGGAGGCTATGCCCAGAGACGATGTTGAGGATGTGTTCAGTTCTGCGTACATGCAGAATAAACGCTTCGAg ATACCCTCCATCTGTCCGAGTGAGCACGACTTCAGATTGCCTGACATGGCGCCCCTGACCCCCATGTCTGCAGGTTTCCCCGAAGTGAAGACTCCTCAGTGCCTGCATATCACCCCTGGCATGATGGGTTCTCCCAGCAG GACCAATGATGACAAGTACGTCTATCAGCTTCAGAAgaggatgaaaaaaaatcagtttaacgTCTGCAAAAAGACTTCAAAGACAAAG AGTTTCTCACCCACACCATCTGTTAAACGATCAATGAGAAGATGTGGTAACGCAG AAGACACCTTTGTAGTTTGGGAGATGTTCCCAGGAAACAATGGCGCGCTGTCTGacagtgaagaggaggaggatttttACTTCTCAGACAACAACTGA
- the mis18bp1 gene encoding mis18-binding protein 1 isoform X3, with amino-acid sequence MASYHHLLEHTKPRFESPAKIFAKLKSKVQREGMCARDGTFTVKDPLCNVTEKHGAVFRSPRKRAESTRMSEELKENQTSGFYRDEAQALTFSPISTPRKTFGYSDVSRRVEEVPPVTEVGHGCTPRQRAFLEAVAVSHPSSLVNRQQSHTDPPQVRDMGGFKVTSRTPVKTQPVEEDCDSSVFEEECAPLDKLMSPACMFPPMRKRLRKRKWEPQEFNKVSSSTKEASDDSMSQPQERKTSSAFSEDDKIYMEDLGNVRGFPAEPSEMNQFTHETVLPSPRILRKKRCLVNVERAPTMSPAKMFAYMKERESRKEQQEIHRVSSSTRDLFDADAFHQSRDTSHDTGDMEDVAFRGVPDSAVPVIGSRVESADSQFNTDPSEDALNPAVSPQHVLLEDPLVLNTPRISIPKKQEPNRWPQRTKFPSQESVIYLRKWYLRKNNKGLFIDGIHEYDNIPWNSNIIVERVSKSVVKTVSGRVYILVGKMNTSVKSEFPKWLLKKFTNGFPPDWEALYKRFLSGSRDSDPSRETERNSEGRGITSKTKSGASSVNHSVKQHRKNTFKTPDSCPPASLSSAKVSRSGRTIKPPLEYWKGGRVILDAQMNVTIHECYDTSICIPEVTTMVSTRASQKPVHVFLPCSEGRKQCESASDEGASVPLRKVKAPLRKRNARARVNPEEKPSHSPEPPVETQSSTDERSGRRTRSSQRRPAKERTLYVDTVPHKQSEPKKTSTKKTHHTTRPSVGASGSKRATSASQESVNDTTSASSPEEVTGRKKQQKEAHKGRSRRALKSRPNYVIESNDSSQSSEELEDVRKRTKVTRKTHKRSKHSKSSSPKKPSPKLTQSSKEPKATKGITPIPQQQDEDAWTETELMKLQQAVSYYPKHMEGYWTKVARMVGTRSAEECHCQYTSQGTSRTPAKKSKKTKKENVEAPKDPDHAVISARAGTFKRKQQVRQFLEAMPRDDVEDVFSSAYMQNKRFEIPSICPSEHDFRLPDMAPLTPMSAGFPEVKTPQCLHITPGMMGSPSRTNDDKYVYQLQKRMKKNQFNVCKKTSKTKSFSPTPSVKRSMRRCGNADTFVVWEMFPGNNGALSDSEEEEDFYFSDNN; translated from the exons ATGGCGTCGTATCATCATTTATTAGAACACACTAAACCGCGGTTTGAATCTCCTGCCAAGATATTTGCGAAGTTAAAATCCAAAGTACAGAGAGAAGGGATGTGCGCGAGGGACGGGACGTTTACGGTTAAGGATCCGCTGTGTAACGTTACAGAGAAACACGGAGCAGTTTTTAGGTCGCCCAGGAAGAGAGCAGAGAGCACCAGGATGAGCGAGGAGCTCAAGGAGAATCAGACGTCTGGTTTCTATCGCGATGAAGCTCAGGCTTTGACTTTTTCACCCATATCGACTCCTCGGAAAACCTTCGGATACTCAGACGTTAGCAGGCGCGTGGAGGAAGTGCCCCCTGTGACAGAGGTGGGACATGGATGCACACCAAGACAGAGAGCTTTCCTGGAGGCAGTAGCTGTGTCTCACCCCTCCTCTCTGGTCAACAGACAGCAGAGCCACACAGACCCACCTCAGGTCAGAGACATGGGCGGTTTCAAGGTGACCAGCAGGACTCCAGTTAAGACACAGCCAGTGGAGGAGGactgtgacagcagtgtgtTTGAGGAGGAGTGTGCTCCCCTTGACAAGCTGATGTCTCCAGCCTGTATGTTTCCCCCCATGAGGAAGAGGCTGAGGAAGAGAAAATGGGAGCCACAGGAGTTTAACAaagtcagcagcagcacaaaggaGGCCAGCGATGACTCCATGAGTCAGCCACAAGAGAGGAAAACCTCCAGTGCTTTCAGTGAGGACGACAAGATTTACATGGAGGATTTGGGCAATGTCAGAGGATTCCCTGCTGAGCCGTCAGAGATGAACCAGTTCACTCATGAAACAGTGCTCCCATCACCAAGAATCCTCAGAAAGAAAC GTTGCCTTGTTAATGTGGAAAGAGCTCCTACGATGTCTCCAGCCAAGATGTTCGCCTACATGAAGGAGAGGGAAAGCAGAAAGGAGCAGCAGGAAATTCATAGAGTCAGCAGCAGCACGAGGGATCTCTTTGACGCAG ATGCTTTCCATCAGTCCAGAGACACGTCTCACGACACAGGTGACATGGAGGATGTTGCTTTTAGAGGTGTTCCAGACAGTGCGGTTCCTGTCATTGGGTCCAGAGTAGAGTCAGCTGACAGCCAATTCAACACAGATCCCTCTGAGGATGCCCTGAACCCTGCTGTATCGCCGCAGCATGTTTTGCTTGAAGACCCGCTTGTACTCAATACGCCACGGATCTCCATACCGAAGAAACAAGAGCCAAACAGATGGCCCCAGCGCACAAAATTCCCAAGT CAGGAGAGTGTGATTTATCTCAGAAAGTGGTACCTGAGGAAGAATAATAAGGGCCTGTTCATAGATGGAATCCACGA GTACGACAACATACCATGGAACAGTAACATCATCGTGGAAAGGGTTTCAAAGTCTGTGGTGAAGACGGTCTCCGGCAGGGTTTACATCTTAGTTGGCAAGATGAACACGAGTGTTAAGTCCG AGTTTCCCAAGTGGCTGCTGAAGAAGTTTACTAATGGTTTTCCTCCAGACTGGGAAGCACTTTACAAAAGGTTTCTGTCAGGGTCAAGAGA taGTGATCccagcagagaaacagagaggaacagTGAGGGGAGAGGCATCACATCGAAGACAAAATCTGGGGCTTCCTCCGTCAACCATTCTGTGAAGCAGCacagaaaaaacacttttaagacac CTGATTCCTGCCCTCCAGCCTCATTGTCTTCTGCAAAAGTGTCCCGGAGTGGTCGCACAATCAAGCCACCTCTGGAGTATTGGAAAGGAGGGAGAGTCATTCTGGATGCACAGATGAATGTCACAATCCATGAATGTTATGACACCTCCATCTGCATCCCT GAGGTCACTACAATGGTGTCTACGAGGGCGTCACAGAAACCCGTCCATGTGTTCCTGCCCTGCAGTGAAG GTCGTAAGCAGTGTGAATCAGCCAGCGACGAAGGAGCATCAGTACCACTGAGGAAAGTCAAGGCTCCACTCCGCAAACGCAACGCAAGAGCCAGGGTTAATCCTGAAGAGAAACCCTCTCATTCACCTGAACCTCCTGTGGAGACACAAAGCAGCACTGACGAGAGGTCTGGCAGGAGAACACGGTCCAGCCAAAGGCGTCCAGCTAAAGAAAGAACACTCTACGTGGATACTGTCCCTCACAAGCAAAGTGAACCCAAAAAGACttcaacaaaaaagacacatcaCACCACAAGGCCTTCAGTGGGAGCCTCAGGCAGCAAACGAGCGACCTCAGCATCCCAAGAATCTGTTAATGATacaacatcagcatcatcaCCCGAAGAGGTCACTGGGAGGAAGAAGCAGCAAAAAGAAGCGCACAAGGGGAGAAGCAGGAGAGCTCTAAAGTCACGGCCAAACTATGTAATAGAGTCAAACGATTCATCGCAGTCGTCTGAGGAGTTGGAGGATGTGAGGAAGAGAACCAAAGTAACACGAAAAACACATAAACGGAGCAAACACAGCAAGTCATCATCACCCAAAAAGCCTTCCCCTAAGTTGACACAATCCAGCAAGGAACCCAAGGCGACGAAAGGCATCACTCCGATACCACAACAGCAGGATGAAGACGcgtggacagagacagagcttaTGAAGCTACAGCA GGCTGTGTCCTACTATCCTAAGCACATGGAGGGTTACTGGACAAAGGTGGCGAGGATGGTTGGAACACGCTCTGCAGAAGAGTGCCACTGCCAGTACACATCCCAGGGAACCTCCCGGACTCCTGCTAAGAAATCCAAGAAgaccaaaaaggaaaatgtggaAGCACCGAAAGATCCAG ATCATGCAGTTATATCGGCCCGAGCGGGGACCTTCAAGAGAAAGCAGCAGGTGCGTCAGTTCCTGGAGGCTATGCCCAGAGACGATGTTGAGGATGTGTTCAGTTCTGCGTACATGCAGAATAAACGCTTCGAg ATACCCTCCATCTGTCCGAGTGAGCACGACTTCAGATTGCCTGACATGGCGCCCCTGACCCCCATGTCTGCAGGTTTCCCCGAAGTGAAGACTCCTCAGTGCCTGCATATCACCCCTGGCATGATGGGTTCTCCCAGCAG GACCAATGATGACAAGTACGTCTATCAGCTTCAGAAgaggatgaaaaaaaatcagtttaacgTCTGCAAAAAGACTTCAAAGACAAAG AGTTTCTCACCCACACCATCTGTTAAACGATCAATGAGAAGATGTGGTAACGCAG ACACCTTTGTAGTTTGGGAGATGTTCCCAGGAAACAATGGCGCGCTGTCTGacagtgaagaggaggaggatttttACTTCTCAGACAACAACTGA
- the mis18bp1 gene encoding mis18-binding protein 1 isoform X2 produces MASYHHLLEHTKPRFESPAKIFAKLKSKVQREGMCARDGTFTVKDPLCNVTEKHGAVFRSPRKRAESTRMSEELKENQTSGFYRDEAQALTFSPISTPRKTFGYSDVSRRVEEVPPVTEVGHGCTPRQRAFLEAVAVSHPSSLVNRQQSHTDPPQVRDMGGFKVTSRTPVKTQPVEEDCDSSVFEEECAPLDKLMSPACMFPPMRKRLRKRKWEPQEFNKVSSSTKEASDDSMSQPQERKTSSAFSEDDKIYMEDLGNVRGFPAEPSEMNQFTHETVLPSPRILRKKRCLVNVERAPTMSPAKMFAYMKERESRKEQQEIHRVSSSTRDLFDADAFHQSRDTSHDTGDMEDVAFRGVPDSAVPVIGSRVESADSQFNTDPSEDALNPAVSPQHVLLEDPLVLNTPRISIPKKQEPNRWPQRTKFPSESVIYLRKWYLRKNNKGLFIDGIHEYDNIPWNSNIIVERVSKSVVKTVSGRVYILVGKMNTSVKSEFPKWLLKKFTNGFPPDWEALYKRFLSGSRDSDPSRETERNSEGRGITSKTKSGASSVNHSVKQHRKNTFKTPDSCPPASLSSAKVSRSGRTIKPPLEYWKGGRVILDAQMNVTIHECYDTSICIPEVTTMVSTRASQKPVHVFLPCSEGRKQCESASDEGASVPLRKVKAPLRKRNARARVNPEEKPSHSPEPPVETQSSTDERSGRRTRSSQRRPAKERTLYVDTVPHKQSEPKKTSTKKTHHTTRPSVGASGSKRATSASQESVNDTTSASSPEEVTGRKKQQKEAHKGRSRRALKSRPNYVIESNDSSQSSEELEDVRKRTKVTRKTHKRSKHSKSSSPKKPSPKLTQSSKEPKATKGITPIPQQQDEDAWTETELMKLQQAVSYYPKHMEGYWTKVARMVGTRSAEECHCQYTSQGTSRTPAKKSKKTKKENVEAPKDPDHAVISARAGTFKRKQQVRQFLEAMPRDDVEDVFSSAYMQNKRFEIPSICPSEHDFRLPDMAPLTPMSAGFPEVKTPQCLHITPGMMGSPSRTNDDKYVYQLQKRMKKNQFNVCKKTSKTKSFSPTPSVKRSMRRCGNAEDTFVVWEMFPGNNGALSDSEEEEDFYFSDNN; encoded by the exons ATGGCGTCGTATCATCATTTATTAGAACACACTAAACCGCGGTTTGAATCTCCTGCCAAGATATTTGCGAAGTTAAAATCCAAAGTACAGAGAGAAGGGATGTGCGCGAGGGACGGGACGTTTACGGTTAAGGATCCGCTGTGTAACGTTACAGAGAAACACGGAGCAGTTTTTAGGTCGCCCAGGAAGAGAGCAGAGAGCACCAGGATGAGCGAGGAGCTCAAGGAGAATCAGACGTCTGGTTTCTATCGCGATGAAGCTCAGGCTTTGACTTTTTCACCCATATCGACTCCTCGGAAAACCTTCGGATACTCAGACGTTAGCAGGCGCGTGGAGGAAGTGCCCCCTGTGACAGAGGTGGGACATGGATGCACACCAAGACAGAGAGCTTTCCTGGAGGCAGTAGCTGTGTCTCACCCCTCCTCTCTGGTCAACAGACAGCAGAGCCACACAGACCCACCTCAGGTCAGAGACATGGGCGGTTTCAAGGTGACCAGCAGGACTCCAGTTAAGACACAGCCAGTGGAGGAGGactgtgacagcagtgtgtTTGAGGAGGAGTGTGCTCCCCTTGACAAGCTGATGTCTCCAGCCTGTATGTTTCCCCCCATGAGGAAGAGGCTGAGGAAGAGAAAATGGGAGCCACAGGAGTTTAACAaagtcagcagcagcacaaaggaGGCCAGCGATGACTCCATGAGTCAGCCACAAGAGAGGAAAACCTCCAGTGCTTTCAGTGAGGACGACAAGATTTACATGGAGGATTTGGGCAATGTCAGAGGATTCCCTGCTGAGCCGTCAGAGATGAACCAGTTCACTCATGAAACAGTGCTCCCATCACCAAGAATCCTCAGAAAGAAAC GTTGCCTTGTTAATGTGGAAAGAGCTCCTACGATGTCTCCAGCCAAGATGTTCGCCTACATGAAGGAGAGGGAAAGCAGAAAGGAGCAGCAGGAAATTCATAGAGTCAGCAGCAGCACGAGGGATCTCTTTGACGCAG ATGCTTTCCATCAGTCCAGAGACACGTCTCACGACACAGGTGACATGGAGGATGTTGCTTTTAGAGGTGTTCCAGACAGTGCGGTTCCTGTCATTGGGTCCAGAGTAGAGTCAGCTGACAGCCAATTCAACACAGATCCCTCTGAGGATGCCCTGAACCCTGCTGTATCGCCGCAGCATGTTTTGCTTGAAGACCCGCTTGTACTCAATACGCCACGGATCTCCATACCGAAGAAACAAGAGCCAAACAGATGGCCCCAGCGCACAAAATTCCCAAGT GAGAGTGTGATTTATCTCAGAAAGTGGTACCTGAGGAAGAATAATAAGGGCCTGTTCATAGATGGAATCCACGA GTACGACAACATACCATGGAACAGTAACATCATCGTGGAAAGGGTTTCAAAGTCTGTGGTGAAGACGGTCTCCGGCAGGGTTTACATCTTAGTTGGCAAGATGAACACGAGTGTTAAGTCCG AGTTTCCCAAGTGGCTGCTGAAGAAGTTTACTAATGGTTTTCCTCCAGACTGGGAAGCACTTTACAAAAGGTTTCTGTCAGGGTCAAGAGA taGTGATCccagcagagaaacagagaggaacagTGAGGGGAGAGGCATCACATCGAAGACAAAATCTGGGGCTTCCTCCGTCAACCATTCTGTGAAGCAGCacagaaaaaacacttttaagacac CTGATTCCTGCCCTCCAGCCTCATTGTCTTCTGCAAAAGTGTCCCGGAGTGGTCGCACAATCAAGCCACCTCTGGAGTATTGGAAAGGAGGGAGAGTCATTCTGGATGCACAGATGAATGTCACAATCCATGAATGTTATGACACCTCCATCTGCATCCCT GAGGTCACTACAATGGTGTCTACGAGGGCGTCACAGAAACCCGTCCATGTGTTCCTGCCCTGCAGTGAAG GTCGTAAGCAGTGTGAATCAGCCAGCGACGAAGGAGCATCAGTACCACTGAGGAAAGTCAAGGCTCCACTCCGCAAACGCAACGCAAGAGCCAGGGTTAATCCTGAAGAGAAACCCTCTCATTCACCTGAACCTCCTGTGGAGACACAAAGCAGCACTGACGAGAGGTCTGGCAGGAGAACACGGTCCAGCCAAAGGCGTCCAGCTAAAGAAAGAACACTCTACGTGGATACTGTCCCTCACAAGCAAAGTGAACCCAAAAAGACttcaacaaaaaagacacatcaCACCACAAGGCCTTCAGTGGGAGCCTCAGGCAGCAAACGAGCGACCTCAGCATCCCAAGAATCTGTTAATGATacaacatcagcatcatcaCCCGAAGAGGTCACTGGGAGGAAGAAGCAGCAAAAAGAAGCGCACAAGGGGAGAAGCAGGAGAGCTCTAAAGTCACGGCCAAACTATGTAATAGAGTCAAACGATTCATCGCAGTCGTCTGAGGAGTTGGAGGATGTGAGGAAGAGAACCAAAGTAACACGAAAAACACATAAACGGAGCAAACACAGCAAGTCATCATCACCCAAAAAGCCTTCCCCTAAGTTGACACAATCCAGCAAGGAACCCAAGGCGACGAAAGGCATCACTCCGATACCACAACAGCAGGATGAAGACGcgtggacagagacagagcttaTGAAGCTACAGCA GGCTGTGTCCTACTATCCTAAGCACATGGAGGGTTACTGGACAAAGGTGGCGAGGATGGTTGGAACACGCTCTGCAGAAGAGTGCCACTGCCAGTACACATCCCAGGGAACCTCCCGGACTCCTGCTAAGAAATCCAAGAAgaccaaaaaggaaaatgtggaAGCACCGAAAGATCCAG ATCATGCAGTTATATCGGCCCGAGCGGGGACCTTCAAGAGAAAGCAGCAGGTGCGTCAGTTCCTGGAGGCTATGCCCAGAGACGATGTTGAGGATGTGTTCAGTTCTGCGTACATGCAGAATAAACGCTTCGAg ATACCCTCCATCTGTCCGAGTGAGCACGACTTCAGATTGCCTGACATGGCGCCCCTGACCCCCATGTCTGCAGGTTTCCCCGAAGTGAAGACTCCTCAGTGCCTGCATATCACCCCTGGCATGATGGGTTCTCCCAGCAG GACCAATGATGACAAGTACGTCTATCAGCTTCAGAAgaggatgaaaaaaaatcagtttaacgTCTGCAAAAAGACTTCAAAGACAAAG AGTTTCTCACCCACACCATCTGTTAAACGATCAATGAGAAGATGTGGTAACGCAG AAGACACCTTTGTAGTTTGGGAGATGTTCCCAGGAAACAATGGCGCGCTGTCTGacagtgaagaggaggaggatttttACTTCTCAGACAACAACTGA